In one window of Haemophilus parainfluenzae DNA:
- a CDS encoding BolA family protein: MELQEIERILKESLNVDEVYAQGENAHFGVIVVSDEISALSKLKQQQTIYAPLMPYFQTGEIHALTIKTYTTEKWKMDRLLHQAS, encoded by the coding sequence ATGGAACTGCAAGAAATTGAACGTATTTTAAAAGAAAGCCTGAATGTAGATGAGGTTTATGCTCAAGGTGAAAATGCTCACTTTGGTGTGATTGTAGTAAGTGATGAAATCTCAGCACTTTCCAAATTAAAACAGCAACAAACCATCTATGCGCCATTGATGCCTTACTTTCAAACTGGCGAAATTCATGCTTTAACGATTAAAACCTATACCACTGAAAAGTGGAAAATGGATCGTCTATTACATCAAGCAAGCTAG
- the mlaD gene encoding outer membrane lipid asymmetry maintenance protein MlaD, whose protein sequence is MRQTIKYEFWVGLFLLLGIAALVFLGLRVANVQGFGETKSYTVIATFDNIGGLKVRAPLKLGGVVIGRVSDITLDEKSYLPKVSIAINEEYQEIPENSSLSIKTSGLLGEQYIALSMGFDDGETAMLKNGSQIQDTKSAMVLEDLIGQFLYGDKKVDGNADKAESDVK, encoded by the coding sequence ATGAGACAAACAATTAAATATGAATTTTGGGTAGGCTTATTTTTACTACTTGGTATCGCTGCGTTAGTGTTTCTTGGCTTACGCGTAGCAAATGTTCAAGGTTTTGGAGAAACAAAATCTTATACCGTCATTGCAACTTTTGACAATATTGGTGGACTAAAAGTCCGTGCACCACTTAAACTTGGTGGGGTAGTCATTGGTCGCGTGTCTGATATTACGTTAGACGAAAAATCGTACTTGCCAAAAGTCAGTATTGCGATTAATGAAGAATATCAAGAAATTCCAGAAAACAGTTCGTTATCGATCAAAACATCAGGATTATTAGGCGAGCAATATATCGCTTTAAGCATGGGGTTTGATGATGGTGAAACCGCAATGCTAAAAAACGGTAGCCAAATTCAAGACACTAAATCCGCAATGGTATTGGAAGATTTAATCGGTCAGTTCCTTTACGGTGATAAAAAAGTAGATGGTAATGCTGACAAAGCAGAATCAGATGTAAAATAA
- the mlaC gene encoding phospholipid-binding protein MlaC has product MMKFIQLKKWFSLMAFAVATLFVTQTVRAETSPYVLMQQASDKLFSDIKNNQAKIKKDPNYLRTIVRNDLLPYVQVNYAGSLVLGSHFKSTTPEQREKFFKAFSDFIEQAYAQVLTAYTDQNIQIEPAKEVGNKNLVSIRVNIVQNGGQAPIKLDFKWRKNSKTSQWQAYDMVAEGVSMVVTKQNEWSGILRQQGIEALTAQIQKSAATPVTLSK; this is encoded by the coding sequence ATGATGAAATTTATTCAGTTAAAAAAATGGTTTAGCCTAATGGCATTTGCAGTGGCTACGCTTTTTGTGACTCAAACTGTACGTGCAGAAACCAGTCCTTATGTGCTGATGCAGCAAGCATCAGATAAGTTATTTTCTGATATCAAAAATAATCAGGCGAAAATTAAAAAGGATCCAAATTATTTACGTACTATCGTGCGTAATGATTTATTACCTTACGTGCAAGTAAACTATGCAGGTTCTTTGGTATTAGGTTCACATTTTAAATCAACCACACCAGAACAACGTGAAAAATTCTTTAAAGCCTTCAGCGATTTTATTGAACAAGCTTATGCACAAGTTTTAACTGCTTATACTGATCAAAATATTCAAATTGAACCAGCTAAAGAGGTGGGGAATAAGAATTTAGTTAGTATTCGTGTCAATATCGTTCAAAATGGTGGACAAGCGCCAATCAAATTAGATTTTAAATGGCGTAAAAACAGTAAAACATCTCAATGGCAAGCTTATGACATGGTCGCTGAAGGTGTAAGCATGGTAGTGACTAAACAAAATGAATGGAGCGGTATCTTACGCCAACAAGGTATTGAAGCATTAACAGCTCAAATTCAAAAATCGGCCGCAACACCAGTGACATTGAGCAAATAA
- the thrA gene encoding bifunctional aspartate kinase/homoserine dehydrogenase I produces MRVLKFGGTSLANPERFSQAAQLIEKAHLEEQAAGVLSAPAKITNHLVALSEKAALNQPTDTHFNEAIEIFYNIINGLHAENNKFDLAGTKALIDAEFAQIKGLLEEIRQAGKVEDKVKATIDCRGEKLSIAMMKAWFEARGYSVHIVDPVKQLLAQGGYLESSVDIEESTKRVDAKSIGKDKVVLMAGFTACNDKGELVLLGRNGSDYSAACLAACLDASVCEIWTDVDGVYTCDPRLVPDARLLPSLSYREAMELSYFGAKVIHPRTIGPLLPKQIPCVIKNTGNSSAPGSVIDGHVKSEGLQVKGITNLDNVAMFNVSGPGMQGMVGMAARVFSAMSKAGISVILITQSSSEYSISFCVPVKSADAAKAILEQEFAAELKAHDLEPIEVAKDLSIISVVGDGMKQAKGIAARFFSALSQANISLVAIAQGSSERSISAVVAQNKAIEAVKATHQALFNNKKVVDMFLVGVGGVGGELIEQIKQQKEYLAKKDIEIRVCALANSTKMLLDENGLNLDHWKADLENATQPSDFDVLLSFIKLHHVVNPVFVDCTTAESVAGLYARALKEGFHVVTPNKKANTRELAYYHKLRRNAQASQHKFLYETNVGAGLPVIENLQNLLAAGDELEYFQGILSGSLSFIFGKLEEGLSLSEVTALAREKGFTEPDPRDDLSGQDVARKLLILAREAGLELELSDVEVEGVLPKGFSEGKSVDEFMAMLPQLDAEFKARVEAAKAEGKVLRYVGQIKDGHCKVSIIAVDQNNPLYKVKDGENALAFYTRYYQPIPLLLRGYGAGNAVTAAGIFADILRTLHH; encoded by the coding sequence ATGCGCGTATTAAAATTTGGTGGCACTTCATTAGCCAACCCTGAGCGTTTCTCGCAAGCGGCTCAATTAATCGAAAAAGCTCATTTAGAAGAACAAGCAGCTGGTGTGTTATCCGCTCCTGCAAAAATTACTAACCATCTTGTTGCCCTCTCTGAAAAAGCCGCATTAAACCAACCCACCGATACGCACTTTAACGAAGCCATTGAAATTTTCTATAACATCATTAATGGTTTACACGCTGAAAATAATAAATTTGATCTTGCTGGTACGAAAGCTCTCATTGATGCAGAATTTGCCCAAATTAAAGGTTTATTAGAAGAAATCCGCCAAGCAGGCAAAGTAGAAGATAAGGTTAAAGCAACCATTGACTGCCGTGGTGAAAAATTATCGATTGCCATGATGAAAGCGTGGTTTGAAGCTCGTGGATACAGTGTTCACATTGTTGATCCTGTTAAGCAATTATTAGCACAAGGCGGCTACTTAGAATCTTCAGTTGATATTGAAGAATCGACAAAACGCGTTGATGCGAAAAGTATCGGAAAAGATAAAGTTGTCTTAATGGCTGGTTTTACTGCTTGCAATGACAAAGGTGAATTAGTGTTATTAGGCCGTAACGGTTCTGATTATTCAGCCGCTTGTTTAGCCGCTTGTTTAGATGCGTCTGTTTGCGAAATCTGGACTGATGTAGATGGCGTTTATACTTGTGACCCTCGTTTAGTACCAGATGCACGTTTATTACCAAGCCTTTCTTATCGTGAAGCAATGGAGCTTTCTTATTTCGGCGCGAAAGTGATCCATCCACGTACAATTGGTCCATTATTACCAAAACAAATTCCATGTGTAATTAAAAATACGGGTAATTCATCTGCGCCAGGTTCTGTAATCGATGGTCATGTGAAATCTGAAGGATTACAAGTGAAAGGAATTACTAACCTTGATAACGTGGCGATGTTTAACGTTTCAGGACCAGGTATGCAAGGTATGGTGGGAATGGCCGCTCGTGTCTTCTCTGCCATGTCGAAAGCAGGGATTTCGGTGATTTTAATCACGCAGTCTTCTTCTGAATACAGTATTAGTTTCTGCGTACCAGTGAAATCAGCCGATGCAGCGAAAGCGATTTTAGAACAAGAATTTGCTGCAGAATTAAAAGCCCATGATTTAGAACCAATTGAAGTCGCAAAAGATCTTTCTATTATCTCTGTTGTGGGCGATGGTATGAAACAAGCTAAGGGTATTGCAGCTCGTTTCTTCTCTGCATTGTCTCAAGCGAATATTAGTTTAGTCGCAATTGCACAAGGTTCTTCTGAGCGTTCAATTTCAGCAGTTGTCGCGCAAAATAAAGCGATTGAAGCTGTGAAAGCGACTCACCAAGCCCTTTTTAATAATAAAAAGGTCGTCGATATGTTTCTAGTCGGCGTCGGTGGTGTTGGTGGTGAATTGATTGAACAAATCAAACAACAAAAAGAGTATCTAGCAAAGAAGGATATTGAAATCCGAGTTTGTGCCTTAGCGAATTCAACAAAAATGCTTTTGGATGAAAACGGATTGAATTTAGATCATTGGAAAGCGGATCTTGAAAATGCAACCCAACCTTCTGATTTCGATGTGTTGTTATCTTTCATTAAATTACACCACGTAGTGAATCCAGTCTTCGTAGATTGTACAACGGCTGAATCGGTTGCAGGGCTTTATGCACGTGCGTTAAAAGAAGGCTTCCATGTGGTAACCCCAAATAAAAAAGCGAATACCCGTGAATTAGCCTATTACCACAAATTACGTCGCAATGCCCAAGCGAGCCAACATAAATTCTTATACGAAACCAACGTAGGGGCAGGCTTACCGGTTATCGAAAACTTACAGAACTTATTGGCAGCAGGTGATGAACTTGAGTATTTTCAAGGCATTTTATCCGGCTCACTTTCTTTCATTTTCGGTAAATTAGAGGAAGGACTTTCTCTTTCAGAAGTGACCGCACTTGCACGTGAAAAAGGCTTTACAGAACCTGATCCTCGGGATGATTTATCGGGGCAAGATGTAGCACGTAAATTGCTTATTTTAGCGCGTGAAGCAGGTTTAGAACTTGAACTTTCCGATGTAGAAGTGGAAGGCGTGTTACCTAAAGGCTTCTCAGAAGGCAAATCTGTTGATGAATTTATGGCGATGTTGCCACAATTAGATGCGGAATTTAAAGCACGCGTTGAAGCCGCGAAAGCGGAAGGCAAAGTATTGCGCTACGTAGGCCAAATTAAAGATGGCCACTGCAAAGTGTCAATTATTGCCGTGGATCAAAATAATCCATTGTATAAGGTGAAAGACGGTGAAAATGCGCTTGCATTCTACACGCGTTATTATCAACCAATTCCGTTGCTATTACGTGGTTACGGTGCAGGTAACGCAGTAACTGCAGCGGGTATCTTTGCGGATATTTTAAGAACATTACACCACTAA
- the murA gene encoding UDP-N-acetylglucosamine 1-carboxyvinyltransferase, giving the protein MEKFRVYGGQSRLSGTVTISGAKNAALPILFAAILATEPVKLTNVPELKDIDTTLKILRKLGVVVERDAKGAVLLDCSKIDHFVAPYELVKTMRASIWALAPLVARFNQGQVSLPGGCSIGARPVDLHISGLEKLGATIELDEGYVKAVVADRLVGTRIVMEKVSVGATLSIMMAATLAKGTTIIENAAREPEIVDTADFLNKIGAKITGAGTDHIVVEGVERLTGCEHSVVPDRIETGTFLIAGAISGGRVVCKNTKADTMDAVIDKLREAGAEVEVTEDSITLDMYGNRPKAVNIRTAPHPGFPTDMQAQFTLLNMVAEGTSIITETIFENRFMHIPELIRMGGKAEIEGNTAICHGVEHLSGAEVMATDLRASISLVLAGCIASGETIVDRIYHIDRGYEHVEDKLRCLGAKIERFSEKSEEV; this is encoded by the coding sequence ATGGAAAAATTTCGTGTTTATGGCGGGCAATCTCGCTTAAGTGGTACAGTAACCATCTCCGGTGCAAAAAATGCGGCACTTCCTATTCTTTTTGCCGCAATTTTGGCAACTGAGCCGGTTAAATTAACAAACGTACCAGAACTAAAAGATATTGATACAACCTTAAAAATCTTACGTAAACTTGGCGTTGTGGTAGAGCGTGATGCTAAAGGTGCAGTATTATTAGATTGTTCTAAAATTGATCACTTCGTTGCACCGTATGAATTAGTAAAAACCATGCGAGCCTCTATTTGGGCACTAGCACCATTGGTGGCACGTTTTAATCAAGGCCAAGTCTCGTTACCAGGTGGCTGTTCAATTGGTGCGCGTCCAGTGGATCTTCATATTAGCGGCTTAGAAAAACTCGGTGCAACGATTGAGCTTGACGAAGGTTATGTAAAAGCGGTTGTCGCAGATCGCCTTGTAGGTACACGTATTGTGATGGAAAAAGTGAGCGTTGGTGCAACTTTATCTATCATGATGGCTGCAACACTTGCAAAAGGTACAACCATCATTGAAAACGCTGCTCGTGAGCCAGAAATCGTTGATACAGCAGATTTCCTTAATAAAATTGGCGCAAAAATTACTGGTGCAGGTACGGATCATATTGTGGTTGAAGGCGTTGAGCGTTTAACAGGCTGTGAACATAGCGTGGTACCAGATCGTATTGAAACAGGTACATTTTTAATTGCAGGTGCGATTTCTGGTGGACGCGTGGTATGCAAAAACACTAAAGCGGATACGATGGATGCGGTGATTGATAAACTTCGTGAAGCAGGGGCGGAAGTTGAAGTCACAGAAGATAGCATTACGTTAGATATGTACGGTAATCGTCCAAAAGCTGTCAATATTCGTACTGCACCACACCCAGGTTTCCCTACGGATATGCAAGCGCAGTTCACCTTGCTAAATATGGTGGCAGAAGGTACCAGTATTATTACTGAAACCATCTTTGAAAACCGTTTTATGCATATTCCAGAATTAATTCGTATGGGTGGTAAAGCTGAAATTGAAGGTAACACGGCGATTTGTCATGGAGTTGAGCATCTTTCTGGTGCAGAAGTGATGGCAACCGATTTACGCGCATCAATCAGCCTTGTGTTAGCAGGATGTATCGCAAGTGGTGAAACCATTGTTGATCGTATTTATCATATCGATCGTGGTTATGAGCACGTTGAGGATAAACTTCGTTGTTTAGGTGCGAAGATTGAACGTTTCTCTGAAAAGAGTGAAGAAGTTTAA
- the thrB gene encoding homoserine kinase — translation MLRIYAPASSANISVGFDTLGAAISPIDGSLLGDVVQVESIPSGFELESAGYFVRKLPKEPQKNIVYQAYVLFSEQLILRNMRVKPLRLTLEKNMPIGSGLGSSACSIVAALVALNKFHDEPFSKMELLEMMGELEGRISGSIHYDNVAPCYLGGVQFMVQSLGNICQKLPFFDNWYWVLAYPGIEVSTAEARAILPKSYTRQDVISHGRHLGGFVHACHTHQENLAAMMMKDVIAEPYREALLPNFAEVKQAMRDLGALATGISGSGPTIFSIAPDLQTATKLATYLENHYLQNNEGFVHVCKVDNNGARELG, via the coding sequence ATGTTAAGAATTTATGCGCCGGCATCGAGTGCAAATATTAGTGTAGGATTTGACACATTAGGTGCAGCCATTTCACCGATTGATGGTTCATTATTAGGTGATGTTGTACAGGTTGAGTCTATTCCAAGTGGTTTTGAGCTCGAAAGTGCGGGCTATTTTGTGCGTAAATTGCCAAAAGAGCCACAAAAAAATATCGTGTATCAGGCCTATGTACTGTTTAGTGAGCAATTAATATTACGCAATATGAGAGTCAAACCATTGCGTTTGACCCTTGAGAAAAATATGCCGATTGGTTCGGGATTGGGGTCAAGTGCATGCTCTATCGTGGCTGCATTAGTGGCATTAAATAAATTCCATGATGAACCATTTTCAAAAATGGAATTGTTAGAAATGATGGGCGAGTTAGAAGGTCGTATTTCTGGTTCGATTCATTATGATAACGTAGCTCCTTGTTACTTAGGCGGTGTGCAATTTATGGTACAATCCCTCGGTAACATTTGCCAAAAACTGCCATTTTTTGATAATTGGTATTGGGTCTTAGCTTACCCTGGTATTGAGGTTTCAACCGCTGAAGCACGCGCAATTTTACCAAAAAGCTACACGCGCCAAGATGTGATTTCTCATGGTCGTCATTTAGGTGGCTTTGTGCACGCATGTCACACGCATCAAGAAAATCTTGCAGCGATGATGATGAAAGATGTGATTGCAGAACCTTATCGTGAGGCTTTATTACCAAATTTCGCGGAAGTGAAACAAGCTATGCGTGATTTAGGCGCGTTAGCAACGGGTATTTCAGGCTCTGGCCCAACGATTTTCTCCATCGCACCTGATTTACAAACCGCAACAAAACTGGCGACTTATTTAGAAAATCATTATTTACAAAACAATGAAGGTTTTGTGCATGTTTGTAAGGTCGATAATAATGGCGCAAGAGAGCTCGGTTAA
- the thrC gene encoding threonine synthase, whose product MNLYNIKHPEEQVNFAQAVRQGLGKDQGLFFPETIPALTNVDELLALPLVERSQKILGALIGEELPKATLDVMVKNAFTFKASLEKVEDNIYALELFHGPTLAFKDFGGRFMAQALAAVRGDGKITILTATSGDTGAAVAHAFYGLENINVVILYPKGKISPLQEKLFCTLGGNIRTVAINGDFDACQALVKQAFDDAELRQAIGLNSANSINISRLLAQVCYYFEAVAQLPKEKRDNVVVSVPSGNFGNLTAGLIAKTLGLPIKRFIASTNANDTVPRYLESGNWAPKATVATLSNAMDVSRPNNWPRVEELFKRNSWNLSDLGSGMLSDGETEETLKAMYAKGYLCEPHGAIAYQVLKDQLKADETGIFLCTAHPAKFKESVERILSLDLPLPEALDKHNKLPLLSDEMDDDFAQLRAYLLK is encoded by the coding sequence ATGAATTTGTACAATATTAAACACCCTGAAGAACAAGTGAATTTTGCGCAAGCAGTACGTCAAGGACTTGGCAAAGATCAAGGTTTGTTCTTTCCAGAAACGATCCCCGCTTTAACCAATGTTGATGAGTTATTAGCCTTACCATTGGTTGAACGTAGCCAAAAGATTCTTGGCGCCTTAATCGGTGAAGAATTGCCGAAAGCCACTTTGGATGTGATGGTAAAAAATGCGTTCACCTTTAAGGCATCATTAGAAAAAGTGGAAGACAATATTTATGCCCTTGAATTATTTCATGGTCCAACTTTAGCATTTAAAGACTTTGGTGGTCGTTTTATGGCGCAGGCGCTCGCTGCGGTGCGTGGTGATGGCAAAATCACCATTTTAACAGCGACATCTGGAGATACTGGCGCGGCAGTTGCCCACGCATTTTACGGTTTGGAAAACATCAATGTCGTGATTTTATATCCTAAAGGCAAAATCAGCCCATTACAGGAAAAACTATTCTGTACTTTAGGTGGCAATATCCGCACTGTTGCGATTAATGGCGATTTCGATGCGTGCCAAGCGTTAGTCAAACAAGCGTTTGATGATGCCGAACTACGTCAAGCAATTGGTTTAAACTCAGCAAACTCCATCAACATTAGCCGTTTATTAGCGCAAGTATGTTATTACTTTGAGGCGGTCGCGCAATTACCAAAAGAAAAACGTGATAATGTCGTGGTTTCTGTACCAAGTGGTAACTTCGGTAATTTAACCGCAGGGTTAATCGCGAAAACATTAGGTTTGCCAATTAAACGCTTTATTGCATCAACCAATGCGAACGATACTGTGCCGCGTTATTTAGAATCAGGTAACTGGGCACCTAAAGCGACTGTAGCCACGCTTTCGAATGCGATGGATGTCAGTCGTCCGAACAACTGGCCACGTGTCGAAGAGTTATTCAAACGCAATAGCTGGAATTTAAGTGATTTAGGTTCAGGTATGTTAAGCGATGGCGAAACAGAAGAAACCTTAAAAGCAATGTACGCAAAAGGTTATTTATGTGAACCACACGGTGCGATCGCCTATCAGGTATTGAAAGATCAACTTAAAGCGGATGAAACCGGCATTTTCTTATGTACGGCACATCCAGCTAAATTTAAAGAGTCTGTTGAGCGTATTCTTTCGCTCGATCTTCCATTGCCAGAAGCGTTGGATAAACACAATAAATTGCCATTACTTTCTGATGAAATGGATGACGACTTTGCACAATTACGTGCATATTTGTTGAAATAA
- a CDS encoding STAS domain-containing protein, with product MTALKWDLIQNNDKIALQLSGELSRNTLLPLWQQRASFLSEKQNNQSLIEFDLTEINRIDSAGFALLCDFLHDCEQLPNKKVRLINPPEQLLTLADLVNLSHWISTFIDHN from the coding sequence ATGACTGCGTTAAAGTGGGATTTAATCCAAAATAATGATAAGATAGCTCTCCAATTATCGGGGGAGCTATCCCGCAACACGTTGTTACCATTATGGCAACAACGTGCTTCTTTTTTATCAGAAAAGCAAAACAATCAAAGTCTCATTGAATTTGATTTAACTGAAATCAATCGAATTGATTCTGCTGGTTTTGCATTATTGTGTGATTTTCTACACGATTGTGAGCAGTTACCAAATAAAAAAGTGCGGTTGATAAACCCTCCAGAACAGTTATTAACCCTTGCTGATTTAGTGAATTTATCTCATTGGATTAGCACTTTTATCGATCATAATTAA
- a CDS encoding YggS family pyridoxal phosphate-dependent enzyme — translation MTIQQSLENIHQQIQTSTQLAHRPKSAVTLLAVSKTKPNKAILEAYQAGQKAFGENYVQEGVEKIQYFEGQNIQLEWHFIGPLQSNKTRLVAEHFDWMQTLERAKIADRLNEQRPANKAPLNVLIQINISDEASKSGIQPSEMIELAKHIENLPHLCLRGLMAIPAPTDNVAEQEAAFSQMEQLFERLKAALPHQQIDTLSMGMTDDMQSAIKCGSTMVRIGTAIFGARDYSKK, via the coding sequence ATGACAATTCAACAATCACTCGAAAACATTCATCAACAAATCCAAACATCCACTCAACTTGCACATCGTCCTAAAAGTGCAGTCACTTTATTAGCGGTTTCTAAAACAAAACCCAATAAAGCGATTTTAGAAGCCTATCAAGCCGGACAAAAAGCATTTGGGGAAAACTATGTTCAAGAAGGCGTAGAGAAAATTCAGTATTTTGAAGGGCAAAATATTCAACTTGAATGGCATTTTATTGGGCCATTACAATCTAATAAAACGCGTCTTGTCGCAGAACATTTTGATTGGATGCAAACGCTAGAGCGTGCAAAAATTGCCGATCGTTTAAATGAACAGCGGCCTGCCAATAAAGCGCCTTTGAATGTTTTAATTCAAATTAATATCAGTGATGAAGCCAGTAAATCAGGTATTCAACCGAGTGAAATGATTGAGCTTGCAAAACACATTGAAAATCTACCGCACTTATGTTTACGTGGATTAATGGCGATCCCTGCACCAACAGATAATGTTGCTGAACAAGAAGCGGCTTTTAGCCAGATGGAACAGTTATTTGAACGACTTAAAGCCGCCCTCCCTCATCAACAAATTGATACGCTTTCTATGGGAATGACCGATGATATGCAAAGTGCCATTAAATGCGGTTCAACGATGGTACGTATTGGTACGGCTATTTTTGGCGCAAGAGATTATTCGAAAAAATAA
- the mlaF gene encoding phospholipid ABC transporter ATP-binding protein MlaF: protein MNKNLIEVKNLTFKRGERVIYDNLNLKVQQGKITAIMGPSGIGKTTLLKLIGGQLHPEQGEILFDGQDICRLSNRELYEVRKRMGMLFQSGALFTDISTFDNVAFPIREHTRLPESLIRQIVLMKLEAVGLRGAADLMPSELSGGMARRAALARAIALDPDLIMFDEPFTGQDPISMGVIVSLIKRLNEALNLTSIVVSHDVNEILSIADYAYIIADKHVIAEGTSEQLLASQDPQVVQFLKGEADGPVKFHYPAGDYVEELFK, encoded by the coding sequence ATGAATAAAAATCTAATCGAAGTCAAAAACCTGACCTTTAAACGAGGTGAGCGTGTGATTTACGATAACCTGAATTTGAAAGTCCAACAGGGCAAAATTACGGCCATTATGGGGCCATCAGGGATCGGGAAAACCACGCTACTAAAATTAATCGGTGGTCAGTTGCATCCTGAACAAGGTGAGATTTTGTTTGATGGACAAGATATTTGTCGTCTTTCAAATCGAGAGCTTTATGAAGTGCGTAAACGCATGGGAATGTTATTCCAATCAGGTGCATTATTTACGGATATTTCAACGTTTGATAACGTGGCATTTCCGATTCGCGAGCATACGCGTTTGCCAGAAAGTCTAATTCGTCAAATTGTGTTGATGAAATTAGAAGCGGTGGGCTTACGAGGTGCTGCAGATTTAATGCCTTCAGAGCTTTCTGGTGGGATGGCGCGTCGTGCAGCATTAGCTCGAGCGATAGCACTTGACCCAGATTTAATCATGTTTGATGAGCCGTTTACAGGGCAAGATCCAATCAGCATGGGCGTAATCGTGAGCTTAATTAAACGCTTAAATGAAGCGCTGAACTTAACGTCTATCGTGGTTTCTCATGATGTGAATGAAATATTAAGTATTGCGGATTATGCCTATATTATTGCGGATAAGCATGTGATCGCTGAAGGAACATCAGAACAACTGCTTGCTAGCCAAGATCCTCAAGTGGTGCAGTTCTTGAAAGGTGAAGCAGATGGTCCGGTAAAATTCCATTATCCGGCAGGTGATTATGTGGAGGAGTTATTTAAATGA
- the mlaE gene encoding lipid asymmetry maintenance ABC transporter permease subunit MlaE yields MIVDMISSLGRSVIKFFRALGRSGFMLFGALVGKPQIRQHFPVLVKQLHVLGVQSLLIILLSGLFIGMVLGLQGYVVLVDFSAETSLGQLVALSLLRELGPVVTALLFAGRAGSALTAEIGLMKATEQLSSLEMMAVDPLRRVIAPRFWAGVIAMPILAILFTAIGIWGGSLVGVDWKGVDAGSFWSVMQNSVSWSYDILNGFIKSVFFAIAVVWIALFNGYDCMPTSEGISQATTRTVVHASLVVLGLDFILTAIMFGAG; encoded by the coding sequence ATGATCGTTGATATGATTTCTTCACTTGGACGAAGCGTAATCAAATTTTTCCGCGCGTTAGGCCGTTCAGGCTTTATGTTGTTCGGTGCGTTAGTGGGTAAACCACAAATTCGTCAACATTTTCCCGTGTTAGTCAAGCAATTACATGTATTAGGCGTACAGTCGTTATTAATTATCCTGCTTTCAGGTTTATTTATTGGAATGGTGCTAGGTTTACAGGGCTATGTAGTCTTAGTTGATTTTTCAGCAGAAACCAGCCTTGGACAACTTGTGGCACTGTCTTTATTACGTGAATTAGGCCCCGTAGTAACCGCACTTCTGTTCGCTGGTCGTGCAGGTTCTGCGTTAACGGCTGAAATTGGCTTGATGAAAGCTACGGAACAACTTTCCAGTCTTGAAATGATGGCGGTTGATCCGCTACGTCGAGTGATAGCGCCACGCTTTTGGGCGGGGGTAATTGCGATGCCAATTCTTGCGATTCTTTTTACTGCGATTGGTATTTGGGGTGGCTCGCTTGTGGGAGTTGATTGGAAAGGTGTGGATGCTGGTAGTTTCTGGTCAGTGATGCAAAACTCAGTGAGCTGGAGCTATGACATTCTAAACGGATTTATAAAAAGCGTATTTTTCGCCATTGCGGTGGTGTGGATTGCGTTATTCAATGGTTATGATTGTATGCCAACATCTGAAGGTATCAGTCAAGCCACAACTAGAACAGTTGTCCACGCATCACTAGTGGTACTTGGGCTGGATTTCATCTTAACTGCTATTATGTTTGGGGCAGGCTAA